The window CGGGGACCTTGGTGTCCGGGCCGAGGTTGGTCCAGAAGATCGAGTGGTTGACGTGCCCACCGAGGTGGAACGCCAGGTCCTTCTCGAGCTTGTTGATCGCACCGAAGTTGCCCGACTCGCGCGCTTCACCGAGCTGCTGCAGCGCGGTGTTCGCTCCGGTGACGTAGGCCTGGTGGTGCTTGTCGTGGTGCAGCTGCATGATCTTGCCGCTGATGTGCGGCTCGAGTGCGGCGTAGTCGTACGGCAGCTCCGGCAGGGTGTACTCAGCCATGTGAGGTCCTTTCGATCAGTGGGTTGCGGATGGGATTCCGCGGCTCACGAGAGCCGGGAACGATCGGTGAGGGAGTGGAATTCCCGGTTGTGGTAGACCAGCGGCTCGCCGTGCTCGAGGCCGACGACGATGTCGAGGACCTCGGCCACGACGACGGTCGAACTGCCGATCAGGGTCGTGGAGAGCGGACGGCACCGGAGCGCGCTGGCGGCGCTGGGCAGGTAGCGGTCGCCCGAGGGCAGCGTGCCCCAGATCGGGTCGTCCGCGGTCGGGCTGCCGGTGGAGGCGAAGCGTCGCGCGAGGGCGACGCTCAGCGAGTCGACCAGGTGGACGACGAAGACCGGTGCGCCGAGCACGACCCCGGCGGACCCGGAGTTCGTGGAGAGCGAGAACACGAGCACCGGCGGGTCGACCGCCACGCTCGCGACGCTCGAGGCGGTGAGTCCGGTCGGACCGTCGGGCCCCTCGGCGGTGATGACGGCGACGCCGGCCGGGTGCCCGCGGAACGCGGACTTGTACGCATCGGCGATGTTCGCCGGGGCTTCGTCGGGCATGGTGTTCGTCGTCGTTCCTTCGCGCGGGGTGAGCCGTCACTGGGCGGCCATGTCCCAACGTATGACCTGAACCATGGTTGAGGTCAACGATTCACAGGTTCGACCGCTCCCGGGCGTGCCGGATGACGCCGCATGACGCGTCGCGCGGCCCCGCGGATGCAGCTTCGTGCGCAGAAATGGTCGAGTCGCTCGCGACGACCCGACCATTTCCGCTCACGAAGCGCGCGCGGCCCGCGCTCAGCGGCGCTTGAGCAGGACGACGGCGCCCGCGGCGGCGATCACCATGAGCACCGCGGCGACTCCCGCCGTGATCGTCACGCCGGAGTCGAACGCGGCCCGCGCCGATTCGAGCAGCGCCTGCCCGGTCGGTCCACCGAGGGACGACGCGGCGGACACCGCACCGCCGAGCG of the Curtobacterium sp. TC1 genome contains:
- a CDS encoding flavin reductase family protein gives rise to the protein MPDEAPANIADAYKSAFRGHPAGVAVITAEGPDGPTGLTASSVASVAVDPPVLVFSLSTNSGSAGVVLGAPVFVVHLVDSLSVALARRFASTGSPTADDPIWGTLPSGDRYLPSAASALRCRPLSTTLIGSSTVVVAEVLDIVVGLEHGEPLVYHNREFHSLTDRSRLS